The genome window GTTCGGCCACCGTCCAAGTTTCGGCGAGTCACCAGGAGCAGGTAAACAACCAGCAGCAGACTCAGGATGCAATCAAACTGGTTCAACAGGACCTGGGCGATAATGGCGAAGTCCAGAGCGACCAGGCGGTAACGATTGATCGGACCATCCACTACCAAGAACAGGGAACTAATAAAACGCTGGCGGACGATGCTAACCAAAACATCAGTATTGTGCCCTACTACCAGCTCGGTCACGTCACGGTTAACTGCGTCGACCAAGACGAAGGTAATAAGGTTTTTGCTTCCGAACCGTTGAGTGGCCAGCGCGGGAGTGCGGTTAACTATAATCCGCAAAACACTATTCGTGATTATGAAGGTATGGGTTATGAATTAGTATCGAATGGTTATCCGCAGGACGCGACCTTTACTGGCACGCCGCAGGTCTTTACGATTGTGTTTAAGCACCGTACAACGCCGGTGGTGCCGGATAATCCAAATATTCCCCGGACATTTGCTCTTTACGCCGCGGCGAGCGCAGACCAGGACGAGGACGGTCTTTACTATGACCTTGTTCAGGGCAACAAGATTATCGCAAAGGGCTTGACGAAGGATCAGGCCTGGGCAAAACTGGCAGAAATCGTTTCGCCGGAGATTGCTGGTTACCACCTAGTAAACAATAAGCAAAAGGTGATCGACGACCTGATTGCTGACGCCCAGGCAAATAGGCACACCGTCTATACGGTCTACTACACCCGGGACCAGCAGCCAACCCCGACCCCAGCTCCAGGTGAGACACCAACGACGACCCCCTCGGAAACGCCAGTAACGCCGGAAACAACGGGCAACAAGACCGCTACTCCAGTAGGGGGACCATTAACCGTCCAGACTGGCCGGTCAGCCCTTGTTAGTGCCACTACCAAAACAGGCGGCTTCAGCAGCCCAATTGCCACAAACGGGGACGCAAGCAGGACGGGAGAGCATGCTGGGCTTAGGCGTAGCAATGCTCACCACGCTGCTTGGTCTCTTGGGAATTAAGAAACGTGAACATTAAAACGGAAACCGTTGGCGGCGATGATGGCACCGCTAGGAGTTTCTACTAAAAATAATCAGGACCCAGCTTTCGGCAGTGCCGGAGCTGGGCTTTTTTTAGGCCCGCAGCCCCGTTTTGGAAATTTACTGAGAAAGTTCTAACCAAACCAGGATTAGCCATCAAAACTGCTTAATAAAATTAAGTACTCACCTGGCCCTACATTAACTTTTCACTATTTAAGAGCGCTTTCACGTTGGATAAATACACGATTCTCGTATATCTATTCACTTCCGGCTTCACAGATGATAATGTATTATCAACGTTAAAATTTGATTAGAAAAGGAGTCGGTAGATGATGCGGAGAACGGTTTTAAGAAAGTGGCTAACCGCAGTTGTTGCAGTCGTTGGGATTGCAGTGGGGTGGTTATTAGTCGAACCACAGAGCGTGTCAGCTGCGGAACCGACTTATACTTTTGCTACTAACAACACCTTTGCCCCTTTTGAAATTCAGGATAGCAAGGGCGGCTACTCGGGGAAGAACCCCGGAATCGAAATTGAAATTCTAAAGAAAATTGCCAAGCACGAGCACTTTAAATACAAGCTCAAGCCAATGAGTTTCAATGGGGACCTGCAAGCCCTCGAAGGCGGCCAAGTGGATGCCGTGATTGCCGGAATGAGTGTGACGGACGAACGGAAAGCCAAGTTTGACTTTTCCAAAGCCTACTACACGGATGGGGTAGAAATGGCGGTTGCCAAGGACAGTAAGATTCACTCCCTCAAGCAGCTCAAGGGCAAGACTGTTTCCGCTAAGGCGGGGACCAGTGCCGCCCTTTTCTTGAAGAAGAACCAGAAGAAGTACGGCTACCAGATCAAGTACTTCGATTCCTCCAACACGATGTGGAACGACGTCAAGAACGGGAACACGGCCGCGACCTTTGATGATGGGCCGGTTCTGGAATACGGGATCAAGACTGGAGTTCCGCTGAAAATCGTGACGAAGAAGCCGATCGACGCCCAGCCGGTGGCCGTTGGTTTTCAAAAGGGCAAGAACCTCGCTCTGCAAAAGAAGATTAACAACGGGATTGACTGGCTGAACGAAACCGGTCAGATGAAACAAATCGTTGACAAGTACACCAAGAGCGACAAGACGGCGAAGTCTAGCACGGCCAGCCGGACCATCTGGGGCCTGCTGAAGGCCAACCGGGTCGCCCTCCTGAACGGGTTATGGATGACCATCCAATTGACGATCGTCGGGATTGCTTTGGCCCTGGTCTTCGGCCTGATTCTCGGGGTACTGGGAGTAATGCAGAGCAAGGTTGCCAACGCCATCTCCAGTACAATTATTTACATCTTCCGGGGGCTGCCAATGATCGTTTTGGCCTTCTTCATCTACATGGGGTTGCCAAACGTGATTGGTCATAAGGTACCGCTCTTCCTCGCTGGGGTTGTGACCCTGATGCTTGACGAAGGGGCCTACATTGGGGCCATCGTTAAGGGTGGTTTTGACGCCGTGGACCCTGGACAGTGGGAGGCAGCGCGGAGCCTTGGTTTGCCATACCGCAAGGCCCTAGTCAAGGTCGTTGCGCCGCAGGGGATTAAAATCATGGTACCGTCACTGGTCAACCAGTTCATCATTACCTTGAAAGATACGTCGATCCTGTCGGCCATCGGGGTGATGGAGCTGACCCAGACGGGGACCGTGATCATCTCGCAAAACATGGAAGGGTTCCGGATGTGGCTGATTATCGGGACAATCTACATTATCATCATTACCCTGTTAACTTGGTTGTCAAACTACATTCAAAAGAGGATGGCTTAATATGGATAAACAATATAAGGTACAAGTAAAAGACTTACACAAGAGCTACGGTAAAAACGAAGTCCTCCAGGGAATCAATTTGAACGTCTTACCGAGTGAAGTGGTCTGCATGATTGGCCCGTCTGGTTCCGGTAAGAGTACCTTCCTACGCTGCCTGAACCGGCTGGAAGTGCCGAACGGTGGTCACATTTACGTTGACGGCTATGATATTGCGGATCCGAAGATCAATATCAACAAGGTCCGGGAAAACATCGGGATGGTCTTCCAACACTTCAACCTCTTTCCGAATATGACGGTGCTGGAAAACGTGACCCTTGCGCCAATCCAGCTGAAAAAGGCCAATAAGGAACAAGCGGTCGAAGAAGCACTCCACTACCTGGAAATCGTTGGCTTAAAGGAAAAGGCAAACGTCAACCCAAAGACCCTCTCCGGGGGCCAAAAGCAGCGGGTGGCAATTGCCCGGGCCCTGGCGATGAAGCCTGACGTGATGCTCTTTGACGAACCGACTAGCGCCCTTGACCCTGAAATGGTGGGGGACGTCCTGGAAGTAATGAAGAACCTGGCAAATCAGGGGATGACAATGATTGTCGTCACCCACGAAATGGGCTTTGCCAAGCAAGTCGCCGACCGGGTCGTCTTCTTCCATGATGGCAATATCCGTGAGCAGGGGACGCCAGAACAGATTTTTGACCACCCGCAGCACGCCGATACGCAGAACTTCTTGGATAAGGTATTAAATGTTTAGTGCTTAATAAAAATAATAAATTAACGTGAACATACTTGCCTAGTGACGCCCTTGGTTTATAATACTAAGGACGTCTTAGCTGTCTTCAAGGAGGGATTCGATGGCTAATAAAAATGAACCAAAATTGGAACGATCGCTGAAAAGCCGCCATGTGATGATGATCGCGATTGGTGGTGCGATCGGGACCGGGCTGTTCTTAGGCTCTGGTGAAGCAATTAAGCAGGCCGGCCCGGCAATCATTCTTTCGTACTTAATCGTGGGAATTTTTGCCTTCTTTATGATGCGGGCCCTCGGTGAACTGATTTTAGCGGACCCGACCAAGCACTCCTTCATTGAACTGATCAAGGTGTACCTGGGCGACCGGGTCGAATTTATTGCCGGCTGGATGTACTGGGCCTGCTGGCTGACCCTGGCGATGGCCGACCTAACCGCCACCGGGATTTACCTGCGTTACTGGTTTCCCAGTCTGCCGCAGTGGGTGGGCCCGCTGGTAATCATCATTCTGCTGATGCTGGTCAACATGGTCAACGTCGGCCTCTTCGGGGAACTGGAGAGCTGGTTCTCGATGATCAAGGTAGTGGCAATTTTGCTGCTGATTGGGATCGGCGTGGTGTTGATTGTGATGCACGCCCGGGTCAACGGCCGCTTTGTTGAGCTGCAGAACCTAACCCGGTACGGGGGCTTCTTCCCGAACGGCCCGGTGAACTTCTTAATGTCTTTCCAGATGGTTGTCTTTGCCTTCGGGGGGATTGAGATGGTTGGCCTGACCGCAGGGGAAACTAAGGACCCGGAAAATGATATTCCCAAGGCGATTAACTCCCTACCAGTCCGGATTGGACTGTTCTACATCGGCTCGATGATTGCTCTGATGTCGATCTATCCGTGGTTCAAGATTGAAACAACTTCGAGCCCCTTCGTCCAAGTCTTTGCTGCCATCGGGATTCCGGCCGCGGCAGGAATCGTGAACTTCGTGGTACTGACTGCGGCGATGTCAGCAACCAACAGTGCCATTTTTAGTACCAGCCGGTCGCTCTATTCGCTTGCCCGGGGTGGCAACGCACCGCGGTCCTTCGGCAAGCTGAGCGCGAAGGTTGTGCCGAGCCGGGCCCTATGGTTTTCCTCGGCGATCCTCTTTATCATGGTGGTCCTGAACTATATCATGCCGGCGGGAATCTTTAATTTTATCGCCAGCGTCTGCACGATTACCTTTATCTACATCTGGCTAATCCTGCTCTTCGCCCACATCCGCTACCGGCAGCAGAATCCTGCTGGTGCCGCGGCCTTTAAGATGCCCGGTTACCCGGTCACCAGCTGGTTGACAATCGTATTCTTTGCGGCCGTACTGGTCGTGCTCCTTTTTAGTACGACCAGCCGGATCCCTGTTTTGGTATCCTTCGTCTTTCTCGCAATTCTCGCCGTGGTGTATGAAATAAAAAAACGACGGCAGACGCAAAAGTAGGCTATTCTCGGAATGGCAGCGATTGCAAGAGACGAATGATTAGATTAAATTGTTGAATTTCGTTTGACATTTATGATAGAATGCTTATAATTATTAGTAAATTCTAATCACTGGTTAACAGAGACCCTCACAAGTGATGAAAGTAGGGACCAGTTTAATGGCATGTTCGTAAAAGTGGGTGGTTCCCTTATCGACTGAGAGGTAGTTCACGAATAGTGGGCTATGAAGATGGGTGGAACCGCGTTAAAAACGTCCCTGGCTAAAGATAAAGCCAGGGGCGTTTTTTTACGTTCACGCTGAAAATGACTAAGGAGGTCAACAATATGGATGAACAGCAAAGCCAAAAACTGCAACGCTCGCTAAAGAGCCGTCACATTACGATGATTGCCATCGGTGGGGCCATTGGAACGGGGTTATTCCTGGGCTCCGGTTCTGCCATCCACGCTGCCGGTCCATCGATCATCCTTTCTTACTTGATTGTCGGGGTCTTCATCTTCTTCATGATGCGGGCCTTGGGCGAATTGCTGCTGGAGGATCCTTCCCGCCACTCCTTTATCGACGCCATCCAATACTACCTGGGTGACCGGATGGAATTCATCGCTGGCTGGATGTACTGGGCCTGCTGGCTGACCCTGGCGATGGCCGACCTGACTGCCACCGGGATCTACCTGCGCTACTGGTTTCCCAACCTTCCGCAATGGGTCGGACCACTGGTCATCGTGGTAGCGCTGATGCTAATCAACATGATTAACGTCGGCCTCTTCGGTGAGCTGGAGAGCTGGTTCTCGATGATCAAGGTCCTGGCAATCGTTGCTTTGATTATTACCGGATTAGTGCTGATCTTGCTGCACAGCCACGTTGATGGTCGGACGGTATCACTAAGCAACCTGGTCAACCAGGGAGGCTTTTTCCCAACCGGGCCGGCTGGGTTCCTTGTCTCGTTCCAGATGGTCGTCTTTGCCTTTGTCGGCATTGAGATGGTCGGCCTGACGGCGGGGGAAACCCGGAACCCGCAAAAGGATATCCCGAAGGCCATCAATACCCTGCCGGTCCGGATCGGTCTCTTCTACATCGGTTCGATGATTGCCCTGATGTCCATTTATCCCTGGTTCCATGTCAAGACGACTTCCAGTCCCTTCGTTCAGGTCTTCGCGGCCATCGGTATTCCCGGGGCGGCAGGGATTTTGAACTTTGTGGTGCTGACCGCGGCAATGTCGGCCACTAACAGCGCTATTTTCAGTACCAGCCGGTCGCTCTACGCCCTGGCCGAAAGCGGCAACGCGCCGCAGCGCTTCAAAGAGCTGAGTCCCCAGGCGGTTCCAACCCGGGCACTGACTTTCTCGACCATTATCTTATTTGTCACCGTCATTTTGAACTACGTTATGCCTGCAGGAATCTTCGACGTTATCGCCGGGGTCTCGACGATCACCTTTGTCTTTACCTGGCTGATCATCCTCTTTGCCCACATTAAGTTCCGGCAGGCGCACCCGGCGGGGATCACCAGCTTCAAGATGCCTGGTTATCCATTCACCAGCTGGCTGACGATTATCTTTTTCTTCGGCGTGCTGGTTATCCTCTTGTTCATTGATACCACGCGGATTCCGTTGATTATTTCCGCGGTGATCTTTGTCCTGCTGGCAATCGGGTTTAACTACACCCCAAAGGGAAAAAAGAAATAAAATTTTTTTCAAAATGAGATACTGACCAAACTGGGGTTAAACAGTTTAGAAGCAGCGAGCTATCCACTCAAAAATCGCCAACCGTCTAAGTTTGTTAATCGCTACCAACGCTGTCATGCCGCGGTTTGTTTGACCTCATAGTGGCGATGGATTATACTGAACATGTGAAAGGACGACGGCTAGTTTTGAACAAACATCTTCTCATAATAAACTACTTTAAAGCTGGTTAATTAATAATACGATAATTAACGATACCCCACTCCACATGAAACGCTTTAGTTTCCTTGAAAAGTATGTTAGCTAAAAATTAGTGGCCATATCTACAACCTTAAATGATTGAGCTTCAGTTCTTCATCCTTGGCGGAAGAACGCAAGATACGTTAACAAACCTTAATAGAGTTAACCGCGGCTGTTGTCTTTTCATTGGGAGCACGGAGACATCTACTTGTCTCCGCTTTTTTTGTTATAATGATGGTCCTTGGCAGGGG of Limosilactobacillus oris contains these proteins:
- a CDS encoding LPXTG cell wall anchor domain-containing protein: MPLPKQAASAAQLPQTGTQAGRESMLGLGVAMLTTLLGLLGIKKREH
- a CDS encoding ABC transporter substrate-binding protein/permease, yielding MRRTVLRKWLTAVVAVVGIAVGWLLVEPQSVSAAEPTYTFATNNTFAPFEIQDSKGGYSGKNPGIEIEILKKIAKHEHFKYKLKPMSFNGDLQALEGGQVDAVIAGMSVTDERKAKFDFSKAYYTDGVEMAVAKDSKIHSLKQLKGKTVSAKAGTSAALFLKKNQKKYGYQIKYFDSSNTMWNDVKNGNTAATFDDGPVLEYGIKTGVPLKIVTKKPIDAQPVAVGFQKGKNLALQKKINNGIDWLNETGQMKQIVDKYTKSDKTAKSSTASRTIWGLLKANRVALLNGLWMTIQLTIVGIALALVFGLILGVLGVMQSKVANAISSTIIYIFRGLPMIVLAFFIYMGLPNVIGHKVPLFLAGVVTLMLDEGAYIGAIVKGGFDAVDPGQWEAARSLGLPYRKALVKVVAPQGIKIMVPSLVNQFIITLKDTSILSAIGVMELTQTGTVIISQNMEGFRMWLIIGTIYIIIITLLTWLSNYIQKRMA
- a CDS encoding amino acid ABC transporter ATP-binding protein, with translation MDKQYKVQVKDLHKSYGKNEVLQGINLNVLPSEVVCMIGPSGSGKSTFLRCLNRLEVPNGGHIYVDGYDIADPKININKVRENIGMVFQHFNLFPNMTVLENVTLAPIQLKKANKEQAVEEALHYLEIVGLKEKANVNPKTLSGGQKQRVAIARALAMKPDVMLFDEPTSALDPEMVGDVLEVMKNLANQGMTMIVVTHEMGFAKQVADRVVFFHDGNIREQGTPEQIFDHPQHADTQNFLDKVLNV
- a CDS encoding amino acid permease; its protein translation is MANKNEPKLERSLKSRHVMMIAIGGAIGTGLFLGSGEAIKQAGPAIILSYLIVGIFAFFMMRALGELILADPTKHSFIELIKVYLGDRVEFIAGWMYWACWLTLAMADLTATGIYLRYWFPSLPQWVGPLVIIILLMLVNMVNVGLFGELESWFSMIKVVAILLLIGIGVVLIVMHARVNGRFVELQNLTRYGGFFPNGPVNFLMSFQMVVFAFGGIEMVGLTAGETKDPENDIPKAINSLPVRIGLFYIGSMIALMSIYPWFKIETTSSPFVQVFAAIGIPAAAGIVNFVVLTAAMSATNSAIFSTSRSLYSLARGGNAPRSFGKLSAKVVPSRALWFSSAILFIMVVLNYIMPAGIFNFIASVCTITFIYIWLILLFAHIRYRQQNPAGAAAFKMPGYPVTSWLTIVFFAAVLVVLLFSTTSRIPVLVSFVFLAILAVVYEIKKRRQTQK
- a CDS encoding amino acid permease produces the protein MDEQQSQKLQRSLKSRHITMIAIGGAIGTGLFLGSGSAIHAAGPSIILSYLIVGVFIFFMMRALGELLLEDPSRHSFIDAIQYYLGDRMEFIAGWMYWACWLTLAMADLTATGIYLRYWFPNLPQWVGPLVIVVALMLINMINVGLFGELESWFSMIKVLAIVALIITGLVLILLHSHVDGRTVSLSNLVNQGGFFPTGPAGFLVSFQMVVFAFVGIEMVGLTAGETRNPQKDIPKAINTLPVRIGLFYIGSMIALMSIYPWFHVKTTSSPFVQVFAAIGIPGAAGILNFVVLTAAMSATNSAIFSTSRSLYALAESGNAPQRFKELSPQAVPTRALTFSTIILFVTVILNYVMPAGIFDVIAGVSTITFVFTWLIILFAHIKFRQAHPAGITSFKMPGYPFTSWLTIIFFFGVLVILLFIDTTRIPLIISAVIFVLLAIGFNYTPKGKKK